The genomic window CTTATCACGACTTCTCTAAAATAAGCATGGATAAGGTTTTCAATGATTTCTCTGATGATGGTATATGGCATGCTGCCGCCAATTTCTTTTGACGACTGGTATGTCTTAGTAGCAAGGATGTTTATAAATTCTTCGTAGTCGTCAGCTCCCAACTCGAGCACACGCGGCGCCGAGCGAAGCGTGTCATAAACAGCAAGCCTTGCAGCAATACGGCCGCCCGGCTTCGAGTCGGCACTGTGTGAAGGCAGCGAATTGTCCGCGGATACACAAGTGCCCTCATTCTGACTTTTTTCTAAATTGTCGATAAACCGTTTGAAATAACTTTCCATAAATTATTTATAACTATATCAGAAATTAATTTATCCCCTAAGTTATCAACAAGGTGTCAATATAACCATAGCTAAAAGAACCTTTATTTGCAGCATATTCCATGCACTGAAAAGAATCTGTTAGAAAAGACAAAGAAAAAACAATTTATTGTTGACAGTAAAATACCAGCGAAAATGCGAAAGTTATCCACAAAACTTTCCACACATGTGGAAAACAGAAGAAAGAAGAAAAATGCCTTTCCTTAAAGCCAAGTAAACATCACCTTAACCATATATTAACTTTTCAAAGCCGGATGGCTGCCTAAAAAATGGGGTAGTTGTGGATAACCTTTTTCTCCGGTGCTGAATATTTAAAACCCCATTTCGCATACGCCGGAGGATAATTACCGGCAGCTATTGGAATTTCAAATAATGATAACCCGTTTTATCAGCGTATTTACCCTATTCTTGCGCTTGCTAAACAATGGAGAAATAAATATATTAATAACACGATTGATTTATAAATACAGTAAAAGACGGGCAATCGAAAGTTATTAACATTATCCACAGGCTGCTTGGCGAGGGCAAGAATGAGCCCAACTCCTTGACAGTTATAGGGTCACAACAATATAATATTTCCTGTTCTTTAGTAAGGAGATAAAATTGAAAAGGACATTTCAGCCGAATAGAAGAAAAAGGAAAAAGACGCACGGCTTTAGGATCAGGATGAGAACACGCGCAGGCCGAAAGATCATTGCAAACCGGCGTCGGAAAAGCCGCGCCAGGTTGTCGGCATAAATCGGTGTGATATGCGCAGGGAAGCAAGGATGGCTTCAAGCGCCGAATTCCAGGAAGTGTACCGCAAAGGGAGGTCGGTTGCAAACAAAGACCTCGTTGCTTATGTGCTTAAGAAGCAAGAGCCCATAACAAGATTGGGTATATCTGTATCTAAGAAGATAGGATCGGCGGTTATTAGAAACAGAATAAGAAGGTTGATAAAGGAAGCTTTCCGGCGCAACGAAGCCGAAATATCAAGAGGGTATGACATCGTAATCATAGCGAGGCAGCCGATAAAAGGAAAGTCTTTTCACGACGTTGAAAAGGCTTTTATTGATGTTCTTTTAAAAGCAGGGTTAGTACAGCATCAGATAGAAACATGAAATGAGGGTTTGCTCTTACAGGCTAATATTAGTAAAGCAGCAATTACTGTTTAAAAGAAGGGTGACGCTGTACTAAAGAATCAGAAATGAAAAATCGAGAATCGATTAAATTATTAAAGGCAATAAAAGAAAGGTGAGGATATACTGGCAGGCATTTGAAGGTAATATCAATCTGGTCGACTCTCGATTATCAAAGCTTAAAATTCGATCGAATGTATAATGGAGTTTAATAGATGAAGCACATTGCAATTTTAATAATTAGATTTTACCAGAGAGTTATTTCACCATTATTAGTGCCCTCCTGCAGGTATTACCCCACATGCTCACATTATGCGGTGCAGGCTATTGAGAAATACGGGTTTATGAAAGGCGGCTTGATGGCAGCAGGTCGAATAGCGCGTTGCCATCCATTCTCTGAGGGTGGGTACGATCCGGTAAAGTAAAAAGGAGGCTATAATTTGGGCAGTCTTTGGCAAGGCCTTATAAACATATTAAGAGATATATTATTTTTCTTCCATAATAATATTGTAAGCGATTTTGGAATGGCTATTGTGTTATTGACAGTTTTGGTTCGGGTTGTGATCCTGCCGCTTACAATCAAACAAACAAAGTCTATGTATGAGATGCAAAAGCTCCAGCCAAAATTA from Bacillota bacterium includes these protein-coding regions:
- the rnpA gene encoding ribonuclease P protein component — its product is MRREARMASSAEFQEVYRKGRSVANKDLVAYVLKKQEPITRLGISVSKKIGSAVIRNRIRRLIKEAFRRNEAEISRGYDIVIIARQPIKGKSFHDVEKAFIDVLLKAGLVQHQIET
- the yidD gene encoding membrane protein insertion efficiency factor YidD — encoded protein: MKHIAILIIRFYQRVISPLLVPSCRYYPTCSHYAVQAIEKYGFMKGGLMAAGRIARCHPFSEGGYDPVK
- the rpmH gene encoding 50S ribosomal protein L34, with product MKLKRTFQPNRRKRKKTHGFRIRMRTRAGRKIIANRRRKSRARLSA